The Platichthys flesus chromosome 5, fPlaFle2.1, whole genome shotgun sequence genome contains the following window.
cacatggcggccatcttgccagaGGCCGCCAAataattcttgatgtatatttgtaatcGGAAATATACATTTCCCTTTACGTTCGACTccattggccgagacatctagcctttatatatatatctatggatGTACTGGCAACTACTGGTGAATTTCAACCAAATGAATAACTCTCAGTCTCCCCAGTGGGCGAGTCTACGGTGGCCATCAGGGGACAAACAGGCTAGAGACATGAAGGCTCATTCTGAGGAAGTCACAACACCTCTTAGTTCCAGGTGaactaatgaaaacacattatttagTTTCGTCCTCCTCACCGTGAAGATTGAAAAAgtccaaaacccaaagatattcaATTTGTCGCCCTGAGAAGCTGCGATGGACAGTTCTAGAATTCTGTGAAGACAAAACGATGAATCAGCTGATTGAACCAAGAATAGacagattcataaagaaatgaGTGCAAGTGGTTTTATATTTTGCAGATGGAGTTACATGAACACCAGCTGTGAATGTCAATGTTCATTTGTTACAAAAATCCACTTCTTTCTCTCACACTTCATTTTACTGAGTGCAGGTgcttattaatattatatttgtatttctaatcAGGCTTCCGTGGTCAAGCAGCAGCCCAGCAGCGTCTCACCGACTGAGAAGGTCCCACTCTGCCCTGGAGCTCAGGAGGAGCTCGGGACACTCGGACTCGTCAGACGAGGATGAAGAAGTCAGTGAAGAAGTGGAGGAGACgggcctcctcttctctccccaggaacacatcaggaacatgtgGAGGGACTTCAAGCTGTCTCCAAACCCCCGTCACCTGACCTCCTCCTCGCTCCAGAGTCTGCCAGGAGACCAGAAGAGACCAGGAAAGAGGAAAGGCAAGAAGAGGGAGACCTGGAAGCACAGGGTGACGATCCCCAAGCCGTTCCACATGACCCTGCGTGAGGCTGAGAGACAGAAGCTGGGCATCAGGACGCGGACAGAGATCGAGCTGGAGAACGTGGAGCTGCGGCGGCAGCTAGAGGAGCTGACCGAGTGCCAGAGGAAGTTCCGTGCCAGCCCCGTCCCGGCACACGTTCACCTGCCGCTctatgaagagctgcaggagcagaaggACGAGCGGCAGAGGAACAAGCGAGAGCGAGAGGAGCAGCACCTCCGGAGCATCCAGAAACCGTTCAGCTTCCTGGAGAGGGAGCGACTCAAGAAGGAGCAGAAGCAGCTGCGTGTCCCAGAAGCATCCCAGCCGGACCGAGTCAAGCCCTTCAGGGCCAAGCCGGTGCCCAGGGCCGTGTACGCCGCAGCGTCGGGGGAGCAGATGAAGGATGAGCAGCTGTACCGCTCCATCAAGATCCAGATGAGAGCTCAGGAGCTGCTCCACGGGGCCTCCATGCCGCCCAGCATGCTCTCACGACGACTCAGCGAACGGAAGAAGACCAAAGACAAGGGCAGCGATGCAGCCGGGGGGGGCAGCAGCTTCCCCCACAGACCCCAGATCAACAAAGAGGTGCCCGACTTCGACGCCAGCTACAGACGCTTCAAGAAGCACCTGGAGAAACGAAAGGAGGTGAAGCCCACGACCACATGTGAACCCTTCGACCTGAAGACGGCTCAGATCCCCTCGCACCGAGAGCGCATCCTGGCGGACATCGAGAAGGAGCAGGGCAGCCCCCGCACGCTGCGCTGGCCACACATCAGCTCCGCTGCCACTCGGACTCCAAACTCcagcctctgctcctccctctccggCAGCCTGGAGCTCCTGCCCACCAAGGGCACAGACGCCACCAAAAAGCGCCATGAGGCCGTGAGGTATCATCTTAGGACTCCGAGGGCTTCCACCTCAGATCTCAATTATCCTGTTCAAACATGTCCACCACAGCAGCTGTCTTTTGAGTTTGAAATCTGAATCCTAGTGGAACTCCTTTTCCCATCATCCCCAGCAGAGCAGTGTGTTAGTCCTCACAACCCCCCTAGCTGGTTGTTGCCCCCATGTCCTCTACTAGCTGCCCCTGCTGTCCTGAAGCCCCCGTCCCAACCCTCCTCCATCTGTGACCAGTC
Protein-coding sequences here:
- the fam161a gene encoding protein FAM161A; translation: MESHRTNVLVTSCLKTPVDPLTKAPLASYERDRNHRNPRGHREHREHRDHREHEAEFEDSGSDSGDDERRGGGVPLVRNNHVASGERLDLSGIFFSNEEYYSKLEELKRAHLRTMAELESMYRRKLQLKFMEPLELTGLEAGHRLPWSSSSPAASHRLRRSHSALELRRSSGHSDSSDEDEEVSEEVEETGLLFSPQEHIRNMWRDFKLSPNPRHLTSSSLQSLPGDQKRPGKRKGKKRETWKHRVTIPKPFHMTLREAERQKLGIRTRTEIELENVELRRQLEELTECQRKFRASPVPAHVHLPLYEELQEQKDERQRNKREREEQHLRSIQKPFSFLERERLKKEQKQLRVPEASQPDRVKPFRAKPVPRAVYAAASGEQMKDEQLYRSIKIQMRAQELLHGASMPPSMLSRRLSERKKTKDKGSDAAGGGSSFPHRPQINKEVPDFDASYRRFKKHLEKRKEVKPTTTCEPFDLKTAQIPSHRERILADIEKEQGSPRTLRWPHISSAATRTPNSSLCSSLSGSLELLPTKGTDATKKRHEAVRKVLEQRRKAGEEEEQWKEKQKQRERKLQRVVLKRAQANDPHTALSQTHQTKLKEFRTRDLQRRREYQQEVQEMQQRVKGRPLLLEQVAQRNAKQAAEKRYTAAVTGCDVTEEFICSKAAEPGSAHSASQSSDSKHSDQEDADMGFQPVRYRKVFLDDEDVDDPTERGGRGTEDKDSDEDSSNRHSGDDPGGQRGDHQHGSDDGYHYSDDHEDYSDDSEGPTPRAEATE